In a single window of the Micromonospora sp. WMMD1155 genome:
- a CDS encoding pentapeptide repeat-containing protein: protein MGVPPERLEDVRVSPDLAPPPQSAQLRADCGRCFGLCCVVPAFAASADFAIDKPAGQPCPNLRGDHRCGIHTELRQRGFPGCTVFDCFGAGQQVAQVTFGGRDWRDAPETLPAMAEAFAVLRPLHELLWYLDAAVALHPPVDLRDALEHARAETAALTAGDVAQLRAVDVAAHRARVNPLLSRTSDVARSPGGADHRGAPLLGVDLRRVDLRRANLRGTLLIGADLRGADLGLADVTGADLRGADLRGADLRGALFLHQAQLDAARGDARTRLPTTVTRPPHWTALPLTPVRRPSRSAAPARRGRRR from the coding sequence ATGGGGGTTCCGCCCGAACGCCTGGAGGACGTCCGCGTGTCACCGGACCTCGCACCGCCACCACAGTCGGCGCAGTTGCGCGCGGACTGCGGGCGCTGCTTCGGGCTGTGCTGCGTGGTGCCCGCCTTCGCCGCGTCGGCCGACTTCGCCATCGACAAGCCGGCCGGGCAGCCCTGCCCCAACCTGCGCGGGGACCACCGGTGCGGCATCCACACCGAGCTGCGCCAGCGTGGCTTCCCCGGCTGTACGGTGTTCGACTGCTTCGGCGCCGGGCAACAGGTCGCGCAGGTCACCTTCGGCGGGAGGGACTGGCGGGACGCGCCGGAGACGTTGCCCGCCATGGCGGAGGCGTTCGCCGTGCTGCGACCGCTGCACGAACTGCTCTGGTATCTCGACGCGGCGGTGGCGCTGCACCCGCCGGTCGACCTGCGGGACGCGCTGGAACACGCCCGCGCCGAGACCGCCGCGCTCACCGCTGGTGACGTGGCGCAGCTCCGCGCGGTGGACGTCGCCGCGCACCGGGCCCGGGTCAACCCTCTGCTGTCGCGGACCAGCGACGTGGCCCGCTCCCCCGGCGGGGCCGACCATCGGGGCGCGCCCCTGCTCGGCGTCGACCTTCGCCGGGTCGACCTTCGCCGGGCCAACCTGCGTGGGACGCTGCTGATCGGCGCCGACCTCCGCGGGGCCGACCTGGGTCTCGCCGACGTCACCGGCGCGGACCTGCGCGGGGCCGACCTGCGCGGCGCGGACCTGCGGGGCGCCCTCTTCCTGCACCAGGCTCAACTGGACGCCGCCCGGGGTGACGCGCGCACCCGCCTGCCGACGACAGTGACCCGACCACCGCACTGGACGGCACTGCCGCTCACCCCGGTCCGCCGGCCGTCGCGGAGCGCCGCTCCCGCCCGGCGCGGCCGACGCCGCTGA
- a CDS encoding preprotein translocase YidC, whose protein sequence is MGFRKRDGELPGDPQHSEDEAGQVPLVQVEADTEVPAPADTDVRPDIVTEDNSSGMTGGSSGSSGGGSSMPGHPDATR, encoded by the coding sequence GTGGGTTTCCGAAAACGCGACGGTGAGCTGCCGGGCGACCCGCAGCACAGCGAGGACGAGGCCGGCCAGGTGCCGCTGGTGCAGGTCGAGGCGGACACCGAGGTCCCGGCTCCGGCCGACACCGACGTGCGCCCGGACATCGTGACCGAGGACAACAGCTCGGGCATGACCGGTGGTTCGTCCGGCAGCAGCGGCGGTGGGTCCAGCATGCCCGGGCATCCGGACGCGACCCGCTGA
- the rnhA gene encoding ribonuclease HI, translating into MVDAAAGRGVQIWTDGACSGNPGPGGWGALLRYGDHERELFGGEATPTTNNRMELMAAIQALESLNRPVTVELHTDSTYVRNGITSWLASWKRNGWQTAAKQPVKNADLWQRLEAACERHQVTWLWVKGHNGHPENERADRLANKGMTEARAAFAGR; encoded by the coding sequence ATGGTGGACGCGGCGGCCGGCAGGGGCGTGCAGATCTGGACCGACGGGGCGTGCAGTGGCAACCCCGGGCCGGGCGGTTGGGGCGCGTTGCTGCGCTACGGCGACCACGAGCGGGAGTTGTTCGGTGGTGAGGCCACGCCGACCACCAACAACCGGATGGAGCTGATGGCGGCCATCCAGGCGTTGGAGAGCCTGAACCGGCCGGTCACCGTGGAGCTGCACACCGACAGCACGTACGTGCGCAACGGCATCACCAGTTGGCTGGCGTCCTGGAAGCGCAACGGTTGGCAGACCGCCGCCAAGCAGCCGGTGAAGAACGCCGACCTGTGGCAGCGGCTGGAGGCGGCCTGCGAGCGGCACCAGGTCACCTGGCTCTGGGTCAAGGGACACAACGGCCACCCGGAGAACGAGCGGGCGGACCGGCTCGCCAACAAGGGCATGACCGAGGCGCGGGCCGCGTTCGCCGGCCGCTGA